One window of the Anopheles cruzii chromosome 2, idAnoCruzAS_RS32_06, whole genome shotgun sequence genome contains the following:
- the LOC128277515 gene encoding LOW QUALITY PROTEIN: tetratricopeptide repeat protein 39B-like (The sequence of the model RefSeq protein was modified relative to this genomic sequence to represent the inferred CDS: inserted 1 base in 1 codon), with translation MATVTAASSAPSTSQQLSNYDEDDEFQDACENDGSSPSCGMGLDAALVEAKIAVDLFFNNKFNEAEALMKPMATSSMYHSVGHSVFTYLEAMLTFEQQHIAAASEALKQCLNVCNRYRKKNTLTETIGKTFKKVNYDQYTDLEAHAELCSAEALLLKAMLTFIEDETLTSLIKGGMKIRNCFAMYKECNNILNHRHWESESSKLHFESGVRMGLGTFNLMISLLPAKIIKLLEFIGFSGNKQSGMQDLVTGSQSEGIRQVLCVMTLLGYNLIVCYVLSHKEGDLRFCDELLVKQLNQYPNGVWFLFFKGRLEFMRGNLDDALRWYKKSWKSQNVWPQFHHLCFWELLWVNCLRLDWRESLLFATYLVENSKWSRTIYTYQKASIMCMLKPEELHSSEVRTIANLMREVPKYKQRIAGKSLPMEKFACKKTERFFAQQSFLYVPALELMYVWNLFKILGKHFHLADGVFRIVEEQLKHFEERASAKSNPTYGVYGADNKALLLLLKGACLRQMNSPLQATRCLENVIAMYKDIKEDQYLVPYAIVEXIYIDQGNKDQAILALEDAKKNYSGYSLESRLHFRIHTALMELKGKSYENIPAGAE, from the exons TTCCAAGATGCTTGCGAAAACGATGGTTCCTC CCCTTCATGTGGTATGGGTCTGGACGCTGCTTTGGTGGAAGCGAAAATAGCggtcgatttgtttttcaacaatAAATTCAACGAAGCGGAAGCACTTATGAAGCCGAT GGCAACCTCCAGCATGTACCATTCGGTTGGACACAGTGTCTTTACCTACCTGGAAGCGATGCTCACCTTCGAGCAGCAACATATAGCGGCAGCTTCGGAGGCACTGAAACAGTGCCTGAATGTGTGCAATCGCTACAGGAAGAAGAATACTCTGACAGAAACGATCGGAAAGACATTTAAGAAAGTAAATTACGATCAGTACACCGATCTGGAGGCACACGCAGAGCTGTGCTCGGCCGAAGCATTGCTACTGAAGGCGATGCTCACGTTTATCGAGGACGAAACGTTGACCAGCTTGATAAAGGGCGGCATGAAGATTAGGAACTGTTTCGCCATGTACAA GGAATGTAACAACATACTAAACCACCGCCATTGGGAATCGGAAAGTTCCAAGCTACATTTCGAAAGCGGCGTTCGTATGGGTTTGGGGACGTTTAATCTCATGATTTCCCTTCTTCCGGCTAAGATAATTAAACTGCTTGAATTTATTGGATTTTCCGGAAACAAG caATCGGGAATGCAGGATTTGGTCACCGGATCTCAGAGCGAAGGCATTCGACAGGTGCTGTGCGTGATGACACTGCTCGGGTATAACCTGATCGTGTGCTACGTGCTCAGTCACAAGGAAGGTGACCTACGGTTCTGCGATGAGCTGCTCGTGAAACAGTTGAACCAGTATCCGAACGGTGTTTGGTTCCTGTTCTTCAAGGGCCGACTGGAGTTCATGAGGGGTAACCTGGACGATGCGCTGAGGTGGTACAAAAAATCGTGGAAATCCCAAAACGTGTGGCCACAATTCCATCACTTATGCTTTTGGGAATTGCTGTGGGTGAATTG CTTACGACTGGATTGGCGAGAGTCGCTCCTTTTTGCTACGTACTTAGTAGAGAACAGTAAGTGGTCCCGAACAATCTACACATATCAGAAGGCATCGATCATGTGTATGCTGAAACCGGAAGAGCTGCATTCGAGCGAAGTGCGTACGATTGCGAACCTGATGAGGGAAGTGCCAAAGTACAAGCAACGAATAGCCGGCAAGTCGCTTCCGATGGAGAAATTTGCCTGCAAAAAGACTGAAAGGTTCTTCGCCCAGCAATCATTCCTGTACGTGCCGGCACTAGAGCTGATGTACGTGTGGAATCTGTTCAAGATACTGGGAAAGCACTTTCATCTGGCGGACGGTGTGTTTCGGATAGTGGAGGAACAGTTGAAGCACTTTGAGGAACGAGCGTCTGCCAAGTCCAACCCAACTTACGGAGTGTATGGTGCGGACAACAAGGCACTGCTTCTTCTGCTGAAGGGTGCCTGCTTGCGTCAAATGAACAGCCCGTTGCAAGCCACTCG GTGTCTAGAAAACGTGATTGCAATGTACAAGGACATCAAAGAAGACCAATACCTTGTGCCGTACGCGATCGTTG TTATCTACATCGATCAGGGCAACAAAGATCAAGCCATTTTGGCGTTGGAGGATGCCAA GAAAAATTATAGTGGCTACTCGCTGGAATCGAGACTTCACTTTCGGATACACACAGCGCTAATGGAGCTGAAGGGCAAAAGTTATGAAAATATTCCGGCAGGCGCGGAATGA
- the LOC128267549 gene encoding cholesterol transporter ABCA5-like, producing MGKELMNTGNFCQQLGATLVRNFKLKIRDSRKTIAEVFLPLYTLGTLIVLKILIPNPNFPAITEPRGAAGLFEHFQHHKAHTIAVLPQPNSSTTVPFLNEVNELWMSNRRHQPGVHPIKWIVYDTPEELLAAYWRDPNRMPLALIFHTDDPLFGPLRYEIRTNPSFFVTPSTTELYSSLVTCRQSDSYWSAVIPIETGDSCPVNQYYYSGFVALQTLLDYTKIRIVTQNEELQIPHITLEMFPKEAYTGNWMVAFRLVIPIYMVMALSQFITYLLILIVGEKENHIKEGLKIMGLRDSVFWCGWFVIYAVFVTFLSFVSVILVFSLGVFQHTNYLPVFILILLYSFSVILIGFMITPFFDNSRTAGILGNFAVNIMSLLYFLQVFIDDTHTSAALWTVSLISPTGFALAMDKILVLDISGQGVTLDNLWTGPGIPIGGSILMLVVDILLYAALAFYFDCVIPSDHGTKQKPCFCFNRHYWCKKKVPKVPLLNGESANSFNNALEDPVCDVEPVSREMRGKEAIRIVDLYKTFHSCRKPAVNAVNGINLTIYEGQITAILGHNGAGKSTLFNILTGLTSPTSGTIYIFGYDVRDPNDMTMIRRMTGVCPQHDILFETLTPKEHLYFFAAVRGIPPSLVDGEVKKTLRDIDLFDTAETRVKHLSGGQKRKLSVGIAIIGDPKIIILDEPTAGVDPYSRRHMWSILQNRKHGKVILLTTHFMDEADILAERKAVVSRGRLRCCGSSLFLKNKFGVGYHLTLVLDTNACETSITKLVNEHVPQAEKARRHGRELSYILPHDAVNSFVSLFDDIEKEIRTKRAMLGICSYGVSMTTLEEVFLHLETQREGGQKAEGAEEDGGEGEGDDEEEDDAKAAGYPVSDSLSRKVMKNRALPRSLSLQERSNSYQSLKNDTKNLLDEQNADNKTSLPDNRLQFDTIIPINGLGSDGVSQTAATATTRGGHSVTSSPQGGRIHRKKHHRASRNGVSKSTKSMYEEPGHTNSSASAVKLNSQNRTNWMDLDDIQLFPSRWSTIAALLKLRLTILFRDIQRLYLLIILPLAFTALGLYLNSIQVLSPIMRSILLDNTTYGSNITKIAVHDNTGPIAWSHPAYLYHHHHQQQQQQQQQQQQVAQHQQQKRDPQKYVDAVPMLLHQKHHHQQQQQQSKESAHLYHRFLAELRQSANVTEEFNGNFSLLLDIAPHMAAFNVNTISWSNVSITSLYNDTTQHSLPIILNLISNTLLRVYAELSPALVSSQNLNRGAVTGGHRVGPASPDVLAADYQDDQSPDALPSSSTSATSTPGSVGADRESVLRIELWSHPFQQTAQPQEFNIGTFSSALFVGMIFVLIPVSLAVDMVYDREMKAKNQLRVNGLSSSLYLSAYFIVLSGLMLVICAALLGLVFLFDIPSFRQPPALITLGMLVFLYSPAGILCSTCFSYFFDRTDSAQSILPNILTFVGLIPFILVVFLDMLGIEVKAAIALHYVFSLINPMYIPYATVYFVDRVYIACRLSSACAELSMAHYMTEEVIVMACGCLLHIPIWAFCLRISDVMKSGGRMRDLFHRSANEEDVMSEEQCTGEYEDEDVRNERSRMFRLTSNSQQQPAEEGGSQPVVVVKSLRKEFSQESMCGNCCCCADDEPPRKKVSVRSLSLGVDAGEVLGLLGHNGAGKTTTMKIMTGETAPTRGTVRVAGHSITINQDDAFKTLGYCPQHDALWKNVTVREHLELYARIRGVRGKDLNRLVATYLTGLHINEHANKQTQHCSGGTRRKLSYAMAMVGAPKVVLLDEPSTGMDPKSKRFLWDTILASFHGKRCAMLTTHSMEEADALCSRVGIMVKGELRCLGSTQHLKNLYGAGYTLEIKLKHIENVYSETPIESQPSSSQEQLQLDQSTDHIAPVISNCIDNRSMALRNFVTDLFPSATLEESFADRLVYSVPQQAVSSLAECFSRLEKAKTELDIEEYSFSQTTLEQVFLKFAHYDEENSSVQ from the exons ATGGGCAAAGAACTGATGAACACCGGTAACTTCTGCCAGCAGCTCGGCGCAACGCTGGTGCGCAATTTCAAGCTGAAAATCCGCGACTCGcgcaaaacgatcgcggaagTGTTTCTGCCCCTGTACACGCTCGGCACGCTGATTGTGCTGAAGATCCTGATACCGAACCCGAACTTCCCGGCCATCACCGAGCCGCGCGGAGCGGCGGGCCTGTTCGAGCACTTTCAGCACCACAAAGCGCACACCATCGCCGTGCTGCCGCAGCCAAACTCCTCCACGACCGTGCCATTCCTGAACGAGGTCAACGAGCTGTGGATGTCGAACCGGCGGCACCAGCCGGGCGTGCATCCGATCAAGTGGATCGTGTACGACACCCCGGAAGAGCTGCTGGCGGCCTACTGGCGCGATCCGAACCGGATGCCGCTGGCGCTGATCTTCCACACCGACGACCCACTGTTCGGGCCGCTGCGGTACGAGATCCGCACGAATCCGTCGTTCTTCGTGACGCCGTCCACGACCGAGCTGTACTCGTCGCTGGTCACGTGCCGGCAATCGGACAGCTACTGGTCCGCAGTCATCCCGATCGAAACGGGTGACTCCTGCCCGGTCAACCAGTACTACTACTCCGGCTTCGTCGCGCTCCAGACACTGCTCGACTACACCAAGATCCGCATCGTGACGCAAAACGAAGAACTGCAGATACCGCACATCACGCTGGAAATGTTCCCGAAGGAGGCCTACACGGGCAACTGGATGGTCGCGTTCCGGTTGGTCATCCCGATCTACATGGTGATGGCGCTGTCCCAGTTCATTACATATCTGCTGATACTGATTGTCGGCGAAAAAGAGAACCACATCAAGGAAGGGCTGAAAATAATGGGTCTGCGCGATTCCGTTTTCTG GTGCGGCTGGTTCGTCATCTACGCCGTGTTCGTCACGTTCCTGAGCTTCGTGTCGGTGATTCTGGTGTTTTCGTTGGGTGTTTTCCAGCACACCAACTACCTGCCAGTGTTCATACTGATTCTGCTGTACAGCTTCTCGGTCATCCTCATCGGCTTTATGATAACTCCATTTTTCGACAACTCAAGG ACCGCTGGCATACTGGGTAACTTCGCCGTGAACATTATGTCGCTGCTGTACTTTCTGCAAGTGTTCATCGACGATACGCACACATCCGCCGCGCTGTGGACGGTTTCGTTGATCTCGCCGACCGGCTTCGCGCTGGCCATGGACAAAATTCTGGTGCTCGACATCTCCGGACAGGGCGTCACGCTGGACAATCTGtggaccgggccggggatcCCGATCGGCGGTTCGATTCTGATGCTGGTGGTCGACATTCTGCTGTACGCGGCGCTAGCGTTCTACTTCGATTGCGTGATCCCGTCGGACCACGGGACGAAGCAGAAGCCGTGCTTTTGCTTCAACCGCCACTACTGGTGCAAGAAGAAGGTGCCAAAGGTGCCGCTGCTGAACGGGGAATCGGCCAATTCGTTCAACAACGCGCTCGAGGATCCGGTGTGCGATGTGGAGCCGGTGTCGCGCGAGATGCGCGGCAAAGAGGCAATCCGCATCGTGGACCTGTACAAAACGTTCCACTCGTGCCGCAAGCCGGCCGTGAACGCGGTGAACGGTATCAACCTGACGATCTACGAGGGCCAAATAACGGCCATCTTGGGCCACAATGGGGCGGGCAAGAGCACCCTGTTCAACATCCTGACCGGCCTGACGTCGCCCACGTCCGGCACGATCTACATTTTCGGGTACGATGTGCGCGATCCGAACGACATGACGATGATTCGCCGCATGACGGGCGTCTGCCCGCAGCACGACATTCTTTTCGAGACGCTCACCCCGAAGGAGCATCTGTACTTTTTCGCGGCCGTCCGCGGCATTCCGCCCTCGCTGGTGGACGGTGAGGTGAAGAAAACGTTGCGCGATATCGATCTGTTCGATACGGCCGAGACGCGCGTGAAGCACCTGAGCGGTGGCCAGAAGCGGAAGCTCTCGGTCGGgatcgccatcatcggcgaCCCGAAGATCATCATCCTGGACGAGCCGACGGCCGGGGTGGATCCGTACTCGCGGCGCCACATGTGGTCCATCCTGCAGAACCGCAAGCACGGCAAGGTGATCCTGCTGACGACGCACTTCATGGACGAGGCCGATATACTGGCCGAGCGAAAGGCGGTCGTCTCGCGGGGCCGTCTGCGTTGCTGCGGTTCGTCGCTGTTCCTGAAGAACAAGTTCGGTGTCGGGTACCACCTGACGCTGGTGCTGGACACGAACGCGTGCGAAACGTCCATCACGAAGCTGGTCAACGAGCATGTGCCGCAGGCGGAGAAAGCCCGCCGACATGGGCGCGAGCTGAGCTACATTCTGCCGCACGACGCCGTCAACTCGTTCGTCTCCCTGTTCGACGACATCGAGAAGGAGATTCGCACGAAGCGCGCCATGTTGGGCATCTGTTCGTACGGCGTGTCGATGACGACGCTGGAGGAGGTGTTTCTCCACCTGGAGACGCAGCGCGAGGGTGGCCAAAAGGCGGAAGGAGCCGAGGAAGATGGTGGGGAGGGCGAAGGGGACGATGAAGAGGAGGATGATGCGAAGGCGGCCGGTTATCCGGTGTCGGACAGCCTGAGTCGGAAGGTGATGAAGAACCGGGCGCTACCGAGGAGCCTGTCGCTGCAGGAGCGCAGCAACAGCTACCAGTCGCTGAAGAACGACACCAAGAACCTGCTCGACGAGCAGAACGCCGACAACAAGACGTCGTTGCCGGACAATCGGCTGCAGTTCGATACGATCATACCGATCAACGGGCTGGGTTCGGATGGCGTCAGTCAAACCGCCGCTACCGCGACTACTCGCGGGGGCCACTCGGTAACCAGTTCACCGCAGGGCGGGAGGATACACCGCAAGAAGCACCACCGTGCGTCGCGCAACGGCGTGAGCAAGAGCACAAAAAGTATGTACGAGGAGCCCGGGCACACGAACTCGTCCGCCTCGGCCGTCAAGCTGAACAGTCAGAACCGCACCAACTGGATGGACCTGGACGACATTCAGCTGTTTCCGTCCCGCTGGAGCACGATCGCGGCGCTGCTGAAGCTGCGGCTGACGATACTGTTCCGCGACATTCAGCGGCTCTATCTGCTCATCATACTGCCGCTAGCGTTCACGGCCCTCGGACTGTACCTCAACTCGATACAGGTGCTGTCCCCGATCATGCGCTCGATCCTGCTGGACAACACCACCTACGGTAGCAACATCACGAAGATTGCCGTGCACGATAACACCGGCCCGATCGCGTGGTCCCATCCGGCCTACCTttatcaccatcatcaccagcagcagcagcagcagcagcagcagcagcaacaggttgcgcagcaccagcagcagaagcgggACCCTCAGAAGTATGTCGACGCGGTTCCGATGTTGCTGCACCAGaaacaccatcaccagcagcagcagcagcagtcgaagGAATCGGCCCATCTCTACCATCGCTTCCTTGCGGAACTGCGCCAGTCGGCCAATGTCACCGAGGAGTTTAACGGTAACTTTAGCCTGCTGCTCGATATCGCCCCCCATATGGCGGCCTTCAATGTGAACACCATTTCCTGGTCGAACGTGTCGATCACGTCCCTTTACAACGACACCACGCAGCACAGTTTGCCGATCATTTTGAACCTGATCAGCAACACCCTGCTGCGGGTATACGCCGAGCTGTCACCGGCTTTGGTAAGCTCGCAAAACCTCAACCGGGGCGCTGTAACTGGTGGCCATCGGGTAGGACCTGCGTCACCCGATGTGCTGGCCGCGGACTACCAGGACGATCAGAGTCCGGATGCGCTACCCTCGTCCAGCACGAGTGCCACGTCGACGCCCGGATCGGTTGGCGCGGATCGTGAGTCGGTTCTGCGCATCGAGCTCTGGTCGCACCCGTTCCAGCAGACGGCCCAGCCGCAAGAGTTCAACATTGGCACGTTCTCGTCGGCCCTGTTTGTGGGCATGATTTTCGTGCTGATTCCCGTGTCGCTCGCGGTGGACATGGTGTACGATCGCGAGATGAAGGCCAAAAACCAGCTGCGCGTCAATGGgctctcgtcgtcgctgtACCTTTCCGCGTACTTCATCGTGCTGTCCGGGCTAATGCTGGTCATCTGTGCCGCGCTTCTGGGGCTGGTGTTTCTCTTCGACATACCTTCGTTTCGACAG CCTCCTGCGCTCATCACGCTCGGCATGCTGGTGTTTCTGTACTCACCGGCCGGTATCCTGTGTTCGACCTGCTTTTCGTACTTCTTCGATCGTACCGATTCGGCCCAATCGATTCTACCGAACATCCTCACGTTCGTCGGGCTCATTCCTTTCATACTGGTCGTGTTCCTGGATATGCTCGGGATCG AGGTGAAAGCGGCCATAGCTCTACACTACGTGTTTTCCTTGATCAACCCAATGTACATACCGTACGCGACGGTGTACTTTGTCGACCGGGTCTACATCGCGTGCCGTTTGAGCTCGGCGTGCGCCGAGCTGTCGATGGCCCACTACATGACCGAGGAGGTGATCGTGATGGCGTGCGGGTGCCTTTTGCACATCCCGATCTGGGCCTTCTGTTTGCGTATTTCGGACGTGATGAAAAGTGGTGGCCGCATGAGGGACCTGTTCCATCGATCAGCG AACGAGGAAGACGTTATGAGCGAAGAACAGTGCACGGGAGAGTACGAGGATGAGGACGTACGCAACGAGCGCAGCCGAATGTTTCGCCTTACGTCCAacagtcagcagcagccagcggaaGAAGGCGGTTCCCaacccgtggtggtggttaag AGTCTTCGGAAGGAGTTCTCCCAGGAATCGATGTGTgggaactgttgctgctgtgcggACGATGAGCCACCGAGGAAGAAGGTATCGGTGCGGAGTCTCTCGCTCGGTGTGGACGCCGGCGAGGTGCTCGGTTTGCTCGGCCACAATGGGGCCGGCAAGACGACCACCATGAAGATAATGACGGGCGAAACGGCACCTACGCGCGGCACGGTACGAGTCGCTGGCCacagcatcaccatcaaccAGGACGATGCCTTCAAGACGCTGGGCTACTGTCCGCAGCACGATGCCCTGTGGAAGAATGTAACGGTGCGCGAGCACCTGGAACTGTACGCCCGGATCCGTGGGGTGCGTGGCAAAGACCTGAACCGGCTGGTGGCTACTTATCTGACCGGGCTGCACATAAACGAGCACGCGAACAAGCAAACCCAGCACTGCTCCGGTGGAACGCGTCGAAAGCTAAGCTATGCGATGGCCATGGTCGGTGCACCGAAAGTGGTGCTACTCGACGAACCGTCCACGGGCATGGATCCGAAATCGAAACGCTTCCTCTGGGATACGATCCTTGCCAGCTTCCACGGCAAGCGGTGCGCCATGCTGACCACGCACTCGATGGAGGAAGCGGATGCGCTCTGTTCGCGCGTCGGCATCATGGTGAAGGGGGAGCTAAG GTGTCTAGGTTCGAcgcagcatttgaaaaatctCTACGGTGCCGGGTACACGCTGGAGATTAAGCTGAAGCACATCGAAAACGTGTACAGCGAAACGCCAATCGAAAGTCAGCCGAGCAGCAGCCAGGAGCAGCTGCAGCTCGACCAAAGCACGGACCACATTGCTCCAGTTATCAGCAACTGCATCGATAACCGGTCGATGGCGTTGCGCAACTTCGTGACGGATCTGTTCCCGAGTGCCACCCTGGAGGAGAGCTTCGCCGACCGGCTGGTGTACTCCGTGCCGCAGCAGGCAGTCAGTTCCCTGGCGGAGTGTTTCTCGCGGCTCGAGAAAG CCAAAACGGAGCTGGACATTGAGGAGTACTCGTTTAGCCAAACTACACTGGAGCAAGTGTTTCTTAAGTTTGCTCATTACGACGAGGAAAACTCGAGTGTGCAGTAA
- the LOC128278254 gene encoding polyserase-2-like, translating into MARVAFVLFVVLLLGVAGRAQEELQNKDYSDQECGQRLAAKEGLVKGGYPTRPGDWPWHVALYQRGVNSDGFEYACGASIVHRYLVITAAHCVTYAASRRKLPTENLLLKMGRFNLSNEFEEHAEDYGVIEAVVHVGFQPTTFENDIAILRVEIPIIFSEFIRPVCLWKRDDGHVLPTSVHGQSGTVVGWGLTDENRTGAVLNQAQMPVVDSLTCLASDRTFFGRFLYAKAFCAGHRNGTGVCNGDSGGGMFFQFQNRWYLKGLVSFSNTIEASSVCNLKQYIGFTDASQYVDWLYENTPNSGIDDPILGHPNIRLINQGKCGRNEHVYEYGEERKPIFKQYPWMVALRHPFQDSNYVPCNGVLINRNYILTTTCVDLQDEISVTLGDYDTSQTKDCAMVDGSQQCISSVQIAAVGQIFRKDNLILARITIPAVIGRRDYVEAICLPVTPQQRTRLHNRYIMTGWKESGSDARILQRAILNTIDETNCRAELQASEYVSEELKRLDERTICARNLNNRSRSPQCNDYQPGSAIQTIDKKSNRYLLYGLQTGISYCSVPERYIAISKYLQWILDNIRG; encoded by the exons ATGGCTCGCGTGGCCTTTGTCTTGTTCGTTGTCCTTTTGCTGGGCGTCGCCGGTCGGGCTCAGGAGGAGTTGCAAAACAAGGACTACAGTGACCAGGAGTGTGGACAGCGGCTGGCCGCGAAAGAAGGGCTGGTGAAGGGAGGCTATCCGACGCGACCCGGCGACTGGCCGTGGCATGTGGCCCTCTACCAGCGGGGCGTGAATAGCGACGGTTTCGAGTACGCGTGCGGTGCCAGCATCGTGCATCGCTACCTGGTCATCACGGCGGCCCACTGCGTCACGTACGCCGCCAGCCGACGGAAACTCCCGACCGAGAACTTACTGCTGAAGATGGGCCGGTTCAATCTATCGAACGAGTTTGAGGAACACGCGGAAGATTACGGCGTGATCGAGGCCGTCGTCCACGTGGGTTTTCAACCGACGACGTTTGAGAACGATATAGCGATCTTGCGAGTGGAGATTCCGATCATCTTCAGCGAGTTCATCCGGCCAGTGTGCCTCTGGAAGCGCGATGATGGCCATGTGCTGCCTACTAGCGTGCATGGGCAATCCGGAACGGTCGTCGGTTGGGGTTTGACGGATGAGAACCGCACGGGTGCCGTTCTGAACCAGGCCCAGATGCCGGTCGTGGACTCGTTGACGTGTCTGGCAAGTGATCGCACATTTTTTGGCCGATTTCTCTATGCGAAAGCATTCTGTGCTGGACACCGTAACG GTACCGGAGTTTGCAATGGGGACAGTGGCGGTGGAATGTTTTTCCAGTTCCAAAACCGATGGTACCTCAAAGGGCTGGTTTCCTTCAGCAACACGATCGAGGCGTCCAGTGTGTGCAATCTGAAGCAGTACATCGGCTTTACGGATGCGTCTCAGTACGTTGACTGGCTGTACGAAAACACACCGAACAGTGGCATCGACGATCCGATCCTCGGCCATCCCAACATACGGCTCATCAACCAAGGCAAATGTGGTCGCAACGAGCACGTGTATGAGTACGGCGAGGAGCGAAAGCCGATCTTCAAGCAATACCCCTGGATGGTGGCCTTGCGCCACCCGTTCCAGGACTCAAATTATGTGCCCTGCAACGGAGTGTTGATCAATCGTAACTACATCCTAACGACGACCTGTGTCGATCTTCA GGACGAGATCAGTGTCACGCTCGGTGACTACGACACAAGCCAAACGAAAGACTGTGCCATGGTGGACGGCAGTCAGCAGTGCATCTCGTCGGTGCAAATTGCCGCGGTGGGGCAAATATTTCGCAAAGACAATCTCATCCTAGCCCGGATAACGATCCCGGCCGTCATCGGTAGGCGGGACTACGTCGAGGCGATCTGCCTTCCGGTAACGCCACAGCAGCGCACTCGACTTCACAACCGCTACATTATGACGGGCTGGAAGGAAAGCGGGTCCGACGCGAGGATCCTGCAGCGTGCCATCCTCAACACAATCGATGAAACAAACTGTCGCGCTGAACTGCAAGCGTCCGAGTACGTTTCCGAGGAGTTGAAGCGTCTGGATGAACGCACGATCTGTGCCCGGAATCTGAACAACCGGTCGCGATCTCCGCAGTGCAACGATTATCAACCGGGTTCGGCCATTCAGACGATTgacaaaaaatcaaaccgcTATCTGCTGTACGGATTGCAAACGGGCATCAGCTACTGCTCGGTACCGGAGCGATACATAGCTATCTCCAAGTATCTTCAGTGGATATTGGATAACATTCGTGGATAG